The following are encoded in a window of Cydia splendana chromosome 6, ilCydSple1.2, whole genome shotgun sequence genomic DNA:
- the LOC134791715 gene encoding alpha-(1,3)-fucosyltransferase C-like: MRRLARSFYLVSFLFFIIFLYHTLKEMKRTRQELHSNTIFEIEQNLEKIVAELEKNVKASESEKIEEKDLGEKNTVVNSNLKYILQWTNPKHVPFVYMGKGQQGFIDRKCKYTNCYVTSDRNLLGDVSKFDVIAFAGPEVSYTPNVKLTPPKRSPHQKYAFASIESAGNYPICSNRLDNFFNWTWTYRLDSENRWGYVIVRDAENKIIGPNIDMHWMKLEDMDPVSEELAAQLRSKTKTAAWFVSNCETRNFRENYVKDLQEELEAYDLTVDVYGKCGPLKCERSTEEECFQLIKRDYYFYLSFENSFSKDYVTEKLLHGLKYNAIPIVYGGANYTRFMPDGIYLNARELGPKELAKKMKHLIDHPDEYKEYFRWTNHYSYYRRVENVETDDYCGYCTLLNNDEMVKKTSIYKNFKDWWNDPQHCRGSG; this comes from the exons ATGAGGCGCCTAGCGAGATCTTTCTACCTAGTGTCATTCTTGTTTTTCATCATTTTTCTCTATCATACTTTAAAAGAAATGAAAAGGACACGACAAGAATTGCATTCAAATACAATATTTGAAATAGaacaaaatttggaaaaaattgTGGCAGAGttggaaaaaaatgttaaagccagtgaaagtgaaaaaattgaagaaaaagatctaggagaaaaaaatacagtggtaaatagtaatttaaaatatattttacagtgGACTAATCCGAAACATGTGCCTTTTGTGTATATGGGTAAAGGTCAACAAGGATTTATAGACAGAAAGTGCAAGTATACTAATTGTTATGTTACCAGTGATAGAAATTTACTCGGAGACGTTAGCAAGTTCGACGTAATTGCATTTGCCGGACCTGAAGTCTCCTACACACCTAATGTTAAACTAACGCCTCCGAAGCGATCACCACATCAGAAGTATGCTTTTGCAAGTATAGAATCAGCAGGGAACTACCCGATTTGCTCCAACAGGTTAGATAACTTTTTTAACTGGACGTGGACCTACAGATTAGACTCTGAGAATAGATGGGGCTACGTAATTGTTAGAGAtgctgaaaataaaataataggcCCGAATATTGATATGCATTGGATGAAATTAGAAGATATGGACCCTGTCAGTGAAGAATTAGCGGCACAGTTGAGAAGTAAAACCAAAACAGCAGCATGGTTCGTGTCTAACTGTGAAACAAGAAATTTTCGAGAGAATTACGTTAAGGATTTGCAAGAGGAATTAGAAGCTTATGACTTAACAGTTGATGTCTACGGCAAGTGTGGGCCGCTCAAGTGCGAAAGAAGCACTGAAGAGGAATGTTTTCAATTGATTAAGAGGGATTATTATTTCTATCTGTCGTTCGAGAACTCATTCAGTAAAGATTACGTGACTGAAAAACTGTTACATGGCCTGAAATACAATGCCATCCCTATTGTTTATGGAGGTGCTAACTATACAag ATTCATGCCAGACGGGATATACTTGAATGCAAGAGAACTAGGGCCGAAAGAATTAGCTAAAAAGATGAAACATCTAATAGACCATCCCGATGAGTATAAAGAGTATTTCCGATGGACTAACCACTACTCTTATTATAGAAGAGTCGAAAACGTTGAGAC